From Caretta caretta isolate rCarCar2 chromosome 3, rCarCar1.hap1, whole genome shotgun sequence, a single genomic window includes:
- the LOC142071472 gene encoding general transcription factor II-I repeat domain-containing protein 2A-like: protein MERDRGLATLHQALLSDEQSFSAPSSGKILHTKRHIPQESIAVFKEYNLNCHFSVKDPNYGSSLTTEERERKAEQLGTNLKTQQNIYVRQSAIQEATTKASYVLAFKITKQNKPFAEGEFLKECMVDVSGMLCPEYQNKFENIILSRRTVTCCVEVIDEHLASELNKKAQSFTLCSLALNDSTDIKDTAQLLIFVRGIDDKFEITEEFLSMESMKGTTKGSDLYERVSGCLVHLKLPWSKLANVTTDGSPNLTGKNEVLCKNVLDIDHVVRTVVKIVNYIRARGLNHRQFISLLEDTDAKHQDLLYHTNVHWLSLGKVLQRVWELRDEIHTFLEMQRKENNFPELKNSNWVCNLAFGVDILAHLNELNVNLQGKNVFVHKLYSSVTAFKAKLVLFSKQIKDKVFTHFPTLKYLEVSPEQREKYSKLLNDLHGEFSCQFSDFEKTEKTLELVSCPLSFDYKTAPQELQLELIDLQCDSTLKEKYSSEKLDQFYASLSETKFPNICKVAQKILVLFGFTCVCEQTFSLLNYNKSRYRSQLTDQHVSSELWISTTKMTPDFDVIVKKGDQLHCSH from the exons ATGGAGCGGGACAGGGGGCTTGCCACGCTCCACCAGGCGCTCCTCAGTGATGAGCAGTCATTTTCAGCACCATCTTCAGGGAAGATTCTGCACACAAAACGCCACATTCCTCAG GAGAGTATCGCGGTGTTCAAGGAGTACAACTTGAAttgccatttttcagtgaaagatCCTAATTATGGCAGCAGTTTAACAActgaggaaagggaaagaaaagctgAGCAACTCGGCACAAACTTAAAAACTCAGCAAAATATTTATGTGCGACAGTCTGCAATTCAGGAAGCCACTACAAAGGCAAGTTATGTTCTGGCGTTTAAAATCACTAAACAAAATAAGCCTTTTGCTGAAGGGGAGTTtttgaaagaatgcatggttGATGTTTCTGGCATGCTGTGCCCAGAATACCAAAACAAATTTGAGAACATTATTTTGTCGCGAAGAACTGTTACTTGCTGTGTAGAAGTGATTGATGAACATTTGGCTTCTGAGTTGAACAAGAAAGCACAGAGCTTTACACTGTGTTCATTAGCTCTCAATGACAGCACTGACATTAAGGACACAGCACAGTTACTGATTTTTGTCAGAGGAATTGATGACAAATTTGAAATCACAGAGGAATTTTTATCAATGGAATCAATGAAAGGCACAACTAAGGGATCGGATTTATACGAGAGGGTGTCTGGGTGCCTTGTACATCTGAAGCTCCCCTGGAGTAAACTGGCCAATGTAACCACAGATGGATCACCAAATTTAACAGGGAAAAAC GAGGTCCTCTGCAAAAATGTCCTGGACATTGATCATGTTGTTCGCACAGTAGTGAAAATAGTGAACTACATAAGAGCGAGGGGACTTAATCATCGGCAATTCATTTCCCTTCTTGAAGACACTGACGCCAAACACCAGGACTTACTTTATCATACAAATGTCCACTGGCTCAGCCTAGGAAAGGTATTGCAGCGAGTGTGGGAGCTCAGAGATGAAATTCACACTTTTCTGGAGAtgcagaggaaagaaaataattttcctgAATTAAAGAATTCCAACTGGGTGTGCAACCTCGCTTTTGGTGTGGATATCTTGGCACATTTAAATGAACTTAATGTGAACCTGCAAGGAAAGAATGTGTTTGTACACAAATTGTATTCTAGTGTGACAGCTTTCAAAGCCAAGTTAGTcttgttttcaaaacaaattaagGACAAAGTGTTCACTCACTTTCCAACACTGAAATACTTGGAAGTGTCACCAGAGCAGAGAGAAAAGTACAGCAAACTTTTGAATGACTTGCACGGAGAATTTTCTTGTCAATTCTCTGACTTTGAGAAGACAGAGAAGACACTGGAGCTGGTGTCATGCCCACTGTCATTTGACTACAAGACAGCTCCACAAGAATTACAACTGGAGCTCATTGATCTCCAGTGTGATTCCACCTTGAAGGAAAAGTACAGTTCAGAAAAACTGGATCAGTTTTATGCCTCTTTGAGTGAAACAAAGTTCCCAAATATATGCAAGGTGGCACAGAAAATCCTTGTTTTGTTTGGCTTCACCTGTGTGTGCGAACAAACATTTTCCCTGCTGAATTACAACAAATCTCGCTACAGATCCCAGTTAACTGATCAGCATGTCAGCTCAGAATTGTGGATTTCCACAACAAAAATGACACCGGACTTTGATGTCATTGTAAAAAAGGGTGACCAGCTGCACTGTTCACATTAA